Proteins encoded together in one Paenibacillus sp. J23TS9 window:
- the cysT gene encoding sulfate ABC transporter permease subunit CysT, with amino-acid sequence MTQVRTGRSRVLPGFGLTMGYSVAYLSLVVLLPLSALLINSTGLNWAKFWQVATDPRVLASYRISFTTSAAAALIDAVLGLLLAWVLVRYEFPGRRLCDALIDLPFALPTAVAGVSLTALYAPNGWIGSLLEPLGIKAAFSQLGITLALMFIGLPFVVRTLQPVLQDAERDAEEASATLGAGRFRTFRMVILPGLVPPLLTGFALAFARGIGEYGSVVFISGNMPMKTEIAPLLIMSKLEQYDYAGAAAVAVLLLLISFLMLLVINSLQRWSSRKKEAV; translated from the coding sequence ATGACCCAAGTGAGGACAGGGCGGAGCCGGGTACTTCCCGGCTTTGGCCTTACGATGGGGTACAGTGTTGCATATTTAAGTTTGGTCGTTCTGCTGCCGCTGTCCGCGCTGCTGATCAATTCGACCGGACTGAACTGGGCAAAGTTCTGGCAGGTGGCGACAGATCCGCGCGTCCTCGCCTCTTACCGTATCAGCTTTACCACATCCGCCGCCGCTGCATTAATTGATGCGGTGCTTGGTCTTTTACTGGCCTGGGTTCTGGTTCGTTATGAATTTCCGGGAAGAAGGCTGTGTGATGCGCTGATCGATCTGCCGTTTGCGCTGCCTACAGCGGTGGCAGGGGTATCGCTGACTGCCTTGTATGCTCCGAACGGCTGGATCGGCTCCCTGCTTGAGCCGCTGGGGATCAAGGCAGCCTTTTCGCAGCTAGGGATTACGCTGGCGCTGATGTTTATCGGCCTGCCTTTCGTCGTCCGGACGCTGCAGCCGGTTCTTCAGGATGCTGAACGCGACGCAGAAGAGGCATCGGCAACACTGGGAGCGGGAAGATTCCGGACGTTCCGGATGGTCATCCTTCCAGGACTTGTACCTCCGCTGCTTACGGGCTTTGCGCTTGCCTTCGCCCGGGGCATCGGGGAGTACGGCTCCGTTGTATTTATATCAGGCAATATGCCGATGAAAACGGAGATCGCACCGCTTCTCATCATGTCCAAGCTGGAGCAATATGATTATGCGGGAGCCGCAGCGGTAGCTGTTCTGCTGCTGTTGATCTCCTTCCTAATGCTGCTTGTGATCAATTCGCTGCAGCGATGGTCCAGCCGGAAAAAGGAGGCGGTATAA
- a CDS encoding Rrf2 family transcriptional regulator — protein MNSEFNIAVHCLTLLSLKEDHMANSEEIARSVCTHPARIRKVLGLLRKHGYVATKEGVGGGYLLNPGTENATLGDLYRLLAQGSLKPSWCSGGDELPCEVAANIKGIMDQIYSGGESALERYLDGITMADVKRQIEEAGTTDLV, from the coding sequence ATGAATAGTGAATTTAACATTGCCGTCCATTGTTTAACCCTTCTTAGCTTAAAAGAGGATCATATGGCTAATAGTGAAGAGATTGCGAGAAGCGTCTGCACGCATCCTGCCCGCATTCGCAAAGTGCTTGGCCTGCTGCGCAAGCATGGGTATGTGGCAACAAAAGAAGGGGTAGGCGGAGGATATCTGCTGAATCCCGGCACAGAGAATGCGACGCTTGGAGACTTGTATCGTTTGCTTGCCCAGGGTTCCCTGAAGCCAAGCTGGTGCTCCGGCGGTGATGAGCTGCCTTGCGAGGTTGCTGCTAATATCAAGGGGATTATGGATCAAATATACAGCGGCGGGGAATCGGCGCTCGAGCGTTATCTGGACGGAATTACAATGGCGGATGTCAAACGGCAGATCGAAGAGGCAGGAACGACGGACCTGGTTTAA
- a CDS encoding lactonase family protein, producing MSDNTSLFYTGTYTGADEQGIFLCSLDLHSGRMEIVNSTDGIANSSFLAMNADKDRLYAVSETDAGEVYAYSVDSETGELHLLDRKPTQGSAPCYISLTRDGSHVLVANYTSGHVNAYRIGDNGELTPSSLIQHSGSSINQDRQESPHPHSVFQDPEGKYVLVCDLGLDEVIFYRLEEGKLVSHHAVKTAPGAGPRHFDFHPSGQWAYGINELDDTVTVYALNTQAGDLKLLQTISALPEGAVQGSASADIHVTPCGRFLYASNRSEDSIGLYHINPSTGMLTAVEWVSTNGKTPRNFAIFKGGYLLAANQNSSNIVSFKIDKENGRLTPTGFVLEVPKPVCILPVAKCKH from the coding sequence ATGAGTGATAACACAAGCTTGTTTTACACCGGTACGTATACCGGAGCGGATGAACAGGGGATCTTCCTATGTTCCTTGGACTTACATAGCGGGCGTATGGAGATCGTTAATAGCACGGACGGCATCGCCAATTCATCTTTTCTGGCCATGAATGCGGACAAAGACCGGCTGTATGCGGTTAGTGAGACAGATGCAGGAGAAGTGTATGCGTATTCGGTTGATTCGGAAACAGGCGAACTGCATCTGCTGGACCGCAAGCCGACGCAAGGATCGGCTCCGTGCTACATTTCGTTAACCCGGGATGGAAGCCATGTGCTGGTTGCCAATTACACAAGCGGGCATGTGAATGCCTACCGAATCGGGGACAACGGCGAGCTTACGCCGAGCAGTTTGATTCAGCATAGCGGCAGCAGCATCAATCAAGACCGTCAGGAAAGCCCTCATCCGCATTCTGTATTCCAGGATCCCGAGGGTAAATACGTGCTTGTATGCGATTTGGGCTTGGATGAAGTAATCTTTTACCGCCTGGAGGAAGGCAAGCTGGTGTCGCATCATGCCGTAAAAACAGCTCCCGGAGCGGGACCGCGTCATTTCGATTTCCATCCGTCAGGCCAGTGGGCTTACGGAATTAACGAGCTGGATGATACGGTGACCGTTTATGCGCTGAATACGCAGGCAGGCGATTTGAAGCTCCTGCAGACCATTTCGGCCCTTCCGGAAGGTGCTGTTCAGGGAAGCGCAAGCGCCGACATTCATGTAACGCCTTGCGGGCGTTTTCTATATGCTTCGAATCGCAGTGAAGACAGTATTGGACTATATCATATCAATCCATCCACGGGCATGCTGACGGCAGTAGAGTGGGTGTCCACAAACGGCAAGACACCACGCAACTTCGCCATTTTTAAAGGCGGCTATTTGCTGGCTGCGAACCAGAACAGCAGTAATATCGTATCTTTTAAAATTGATAAGGAAAACGGACGGCTGACACCAACCGGTTTCGTGCTGGAGGTACCTAAGCCGGTATGTATTTTGCCAGTCGCCAAATGTAAACATTAA
- the dhaK gene encoding dihydroxyacetone kinase subunit DhaK, producing MKKIMNQPETLVREMCNGLVMAHPGLEFNSKHKIIKKKNINPQKVTLISGGGSGHEPAHAGFVGKGMLDVAVCGDVFASPSQIQVYQAIRSSAGEKGTLLIIKNYSGDIMNFKNAAHLAAEDGIQIDYVKVDDDIAVEDSLYTVGKRGVAGTVLVHKIAGAAAEAGMSLGQVKAAAQNAIDNVRSIGFAFTSCTVPAKGTPTFAIGEQEMEYGVGIHGEPGIRREKRISADELARRMVAELLESLQVSGDTSQEVAVLVNGFGGTPLQELYLLSNSVMRELSSRNVTVVKVFVGNYMTSIDMAGASLSIMKLNDQLKQLLSEECDTPALVVREPFEPVHYTEVVTGEEGRSSVSHSVVTREEDAVLQGDKLSLNNMIYLIDTMSEIIIENEIPFCELDAHAGDGDFGMSVAKGFKQLKAEWNDVTGHAADMGGFLDACSLIIMEHCGGASGPIWGSAFRAASKYAADKTELSVAEIAGMMSAVVKGIQDTGERSFGRGAVVGDKTLIDALVPYAEAWEVGARAGDDLKSVGIQAADAAVEGAKKTEAIVARMGRAGTVGERSIGYPDAGAYALGVIFTGLSKALK from the coding sequence ATGAAAAAAATCATGAATCAACCGGAGACACTCGTCAGAGAGATGTGCAATGGCCTTGTCATGGCGCATCCGGGTCTTGAGTTTAACAGCAAGCATAAAATCATCAAGAAAAAGAATATCAACCCGCAAAAGGTCACGCTGATCAGCGGCGGGGGCAGCGGGCATGAACCGGCGCATGCGGGCTTTGTAGGCAAAGGAATGCTGGATGTGGCTGTTTGCGGAGACGTATTTGCTTCCCCATCCCAGATTCAGGTCTATCAAGCGATCCGGTCATCGGCAGGTGAAAAGGGAACCCTGTTAATTATCAAAAACTACAGCGGCGATATTATGAATTTTAAAAACGCAGCCCATCTTGCGGCCGAGGATGGCATTCAGATTGACTATGTGAAGGTTGATGACGACATCGCCGTGGAGGACAGCCTGTATACCGTCGGGAAAAGAGGCGTGGCCGGAACGGTCCTCGTTCATAAAATCGCAGGTGCGGCCGCGGAAGCGGGCATGTCTCTGGGTCAGGTCAAGGCAGCGGCTCAGAACGCCATCGACAACGTCAGAAGCATCGGGTTTGCGTTTACCTCCTGCACAGTACCTGCCAAGGGCACGCCGACCTTTGCCATTGGGGAACAGGAAATGGAGTATGGTGTCGGCATCCATGGCGAACCGGGAATCCGCCGCGAAAAGCGGATCTCTGCCGATGAGCTGGCGCGCAGAATGGTAGCGGAGCTGCTGGAAAGCTTACAGGTAAGCGGTGATACTTCGCAGGAGGTTGCCGTCTTGGTTAACGGCTTTGGGGGCACTCCCCTTCAGGAGCTGTACCTGCTGAGCAACTCTGTTATGCGGGAATTGAGCTCCCGGAACGTCACCGTCGTTAAAGTGTTCGTGGGTAATTACATGACGAGTATCGACATGGCGGGCGCATCGCTGTCCATCATGAAGCTGAATGACCAGCTGAAGCAGCTGCTGAGCGAAGAATGCGACACGCCTGCGCTTGTCGTCCGTGAGCCGTTTGAGCCTGTTCATTACACCGAAGTAGTTACCGGAGAAGAAGGCCGGAGTTCTGTATCCCACAGTGTGGTGACCCGTGAGGAAGATGCTGTACTTCAAGGCGATAAGCTGTCGCTGAACAACATGATCTATTTGATCGATACAATGAGCGAAATCATTATCGAGAATGAGATCCCGTTCTGTGAACTGGATGCCCATGCCGGTGACGGAGATTTTGGTATGAGTGTTGCCAAGGGCTTCAAGCAATTAAAAGCGGAATGGAACGATGTAACCGGTCACGCAGCAGATATGGGAGGATTCTTAGACGCCTGCTCGCTGATCATAATGGAGCATTGCGGTGGTGCTTCCGGTCCGATCTGGGGCTCGGCATTCCGTGCTGCCAGCAAATATGCAGCGGATAAAACGGAGTTGTCGGTAGCAGAAATTGCCGGGATGATGAGCGCGGTAGTCAAAGGAATTCAAGACACGGGGGAGAGATCCTTCGGAAGAGGGGCTGTTGTTGGCGACAAGACGCTGATCGACGCACTGGTTCCTTACGCAGAAGCATGGGAGGTCGGCGCCCGTGCCGGAGACGATCTGAAATCTGTGGGCATTCAAGCCGCAGATGCCGCTGTGGAAGGCGCCAAAAAGACGGAGGCGATCGTAGCCCGGATGGGAAGAGCGGGGACCGTTGGCGAGCGAAGCATCGGTTATCCGGACGCAGGAGCCTATGCGCTTGGCGTCATATTCACCGGACTCTCGAAGGCGCTCAAATAA
- a CDS encoding DUF4179 domain-containing protein: MVEDQEKLLEQYYEPAAIAAHRVAEQQLDAALRNGLMRGKKTRSRKRKNRVVMSFAAALLLLIGAAIYVPDLYSGSRFGVESASTSSNIQVPTYVEKFAGDKGMLREALDQGKYQAIGMTAAYEGYQVTVDGIITDRRHLVLFFTSHSDTGETIVPYNPGIYTLGYDKLEFKQFSHGPKPISDHDMLVFDLTGSEKLPEEFYFSSKWDNGKPAAKQKFLEVKIPVDSRKLAVLERTIKVNKTLDFEGQKMNFTEVVQIPLRLNVHLVPDSANTKEFEFAPNYHLYTKNQSGEAELKVEEADDNPAEWIYGYYSPEYVQGDSLILQGDGIQTIAKKDMKLVIDTNQRKVMDGSDSRFILQGVEQEDFSMLLKLAVKSDLKSDEADTVQHVGVAAIFTDGKGDKHTLPYQDKWINEIGSDHSVTGIDEYVFGIENISYPQPLKFDVTQYLMHYIKKPFTVTIQ; the protein is encoded by the coding sequence ATGGTTGAAGATCAAGAAAAGCTGCTGGAACAATATTACGAGCCAGCGGCCATTGCGGCCCATCGGGTTGCTGAACAGCAGTTAGATGCGGCACTAAGGAACGGACTTATGCGCGGGAAAAAAACAAGGAGCCGGAAGCGAAAAAACAGAGTGGTGATGTCTTTCGCAGCAGCCCTATTGCTGCTCATCGGGGCTGCCATCTACGTGCCTGATTTGTATTCTGGAAGCCGTTTCGGAGTGGAGTCCGCAAGCACGTCATCTAACATTCAGGTTCCTACATACGTTGAGAAATTTGCAGGCGACAAAGGAATGCTGCGTGAAGCTCTGGATCAGGGGAAATACCAGGCCATTGGTATGACAGCTGCGTATGAGGGCTATCAGGTTACGGTGGATGGAATTATTACCGATCGACGTCATCTGGTATTATTCTTTACTTCGCACAGTGACACTGGGGAAACCATCGTACCCTATAATCCGGGTATTTATACGCTCGGGTACGACAAGCTGGAATTCAAGCAATTCTCCCATGGCCCTAAACCGATCTCCGACCATGACATGCTTGTTTTTGATCTGACCGGAAGCGAGAAGCTGCCTGAGGAGTTTTATTTTTCGAGTAAATGGGATAATGGGAAGCCAGCGGCTAAGCAAAAATTCCTTGAAGTGAAGATTCCGGTTGACTCACGTAAACTGGCCGTGCTGGAGCGCACGATAAAGGTAAATAAGACTCTTGATTTTGAAGGACAAAAGATGAATTTTACCGAGGTTGTGCAAATTCCTCTGCGTTTGAATGTACATTTGGTGCCGGATTCGGCAAACACGAAGGAGTTTGAATTTGCTCCTAACTATCACCTGTACACAAAGAACCAATCCGGCGAGGCTGAATTAAAAGTTGAAGAAGCGGATGATAATCCTGCGGAATGGATTTATGGTTATTATAGTCCAGAGTATGTTCAAGGGGATTCTCTTATATTGCAGGGGGATGGAATTCAGACCATAGCCAAAAAAGATATGAAACTGGTAATAGATACGAATCAGCGAAAAGTGATGGACGGATCGGACAGCAGGTTTATACTGCAGGGGGTAGAACAGGAAGACTTTTCAATGCTTCTAAAATTAGCGGTTAAGTCAGACCTCAAATCTGATGAGGCGGATACGGTTCAACATGTGGGAGTAGCAGCCATTTTTACGGATGGAAAAGGGGACAAACATACATTACCGTATCAAGATAAGTGGATCAACGAAATTGGAAGTGATCATTCCGTGACAGGAATAGATGAATATGTGTTTGGAATTGAAAATATCTCCTACCCGCAGCCACTGAAGTTTGATGTCACCCAGTATCTGATGCATTATATCAAAAAGCCATTCACTGTCACCATCCAATAA
- a CDS encoding sulfate ABC transporter substrate-binding protein, which produces MRKTGNMGIRTAKRGAVIGLVLLMTAALAACGSKDGAGAPAESKSQSTEAKTSAKEINLLNVSYDPTRELYENYNKAFAAYWEKEKGQKITIKQSHGGSGAQSRSVIDGLEADVVTLALGYDIDAIQKKGLINEGWQNKFDLNSTPYNSTIVFLVRKGNPKQIKDWNDLIKGDVQVITPNPKTSGGARWNYLAAWGYALKQNNNDEEKAKEFVRDLFKHVPVLDTGARGATTTFVERGIGDVLLAWENEALLSVKELGPEKFDIIYPSISILAEPPVAVVDKVVDKKGTREVAEAYLKYLYSEEGQKIAAENFYRPTLASVLDQYKDTFKSINLFTLKDVFGTWEETQTKHFKDGGVFDQIYTPGK; this is translated from the coding sequence ATGAGGAAAACAGGGAATATGGGGATCAGGACGGCAAAAAGGGGAGCGGTGATCGGGCTGGTGCTGCTAATGACAGCGGCGCTGGCGGCATGCGGTTCCAAGGACGGAGCCGGAGCCCCGGCGGAAAGCAAGAGTCAAAGCACCGAAGCCAAGACCAGCGCCAAAGAAATTAACCTGCTGAATGTGTCTTATGATCCAACCCGGGAGCTGTATGAGAATTACAACAAAGCCTTTGCAGCCTATTGGGAAAAAGAAAAGGGACAAAAGATAACCATTAAGCAGTCGCATGGCGGCTCCGGTGCGCAAAGCCGTTCCGTCATTGACGGATTAGAGGCGGACGTGGTAACACTTGCTCTGGGCTATGACATTGATGCCATTCAGAAAAAAGGACTGATCAATGAGGGCTGGCAAAATAAATTCGATCTGAACAGCACGCCGTACAACTCCACGATCGTGTTTCTGGTGCGCAAAGGCAATCCCAAGCAAATCAAGGACTGGAATGATCTGATCAAGGGCGATGTACAGGTAATTACGCCTAATCCGAAGACTTCTGGTGGAGCACGCTGGAACTACTTGGCCGCTTGGGGATATGCATTGAAACAAAATAACAATGATGAGGAAAAAGCGAAGGAATTCGTCCGCGACCTCTTCAAGCATGTGCCGGTGCTGGATACCGGGGCCCGCGGAGCAACGACAACATTCGTTGAACGGGGGATCGGCGATGTCCTGCTGGCTTGGGAGAATGAAGCGCTGCTATCCGTGAAGGAGCTCGGGCCTGAAAAATTCGATATCATCTATCCTTCGATCAGTATCCTGGCAGAGCCTCCGGTTGCTGTCGTGGATAAAGTCGTCGACAAGAAGGGCACACGTGAGGTTGCAGAAGCTTACCTGAAGTACCTGTATTCGGAAGAGGGACAAAAAATAGCCGCTGAAAACTTCTACCGGCCGACGCTTGCCAGCGTACTTGATCAGTACAAGGATACGTTTAAATCTATTAATCTGTTTACGCTGAAGGATGTTTTTGGAACATGGGAAGAAACGCAAACCAAGCATTTCAAAGACGGCGGCGTGTTCGACCAAATCTATACGCCGGGCAAGTAA
- a CDS encoding DUF4395 domain-containing protein has translation MKEIPEPYVKANQIGIVLFVILTAVFDQPYLLLALLVIQVVGLLTGKNLFVLLAKPFLKVEGAPTQAQELQRFNNTLAVIFLTLSLLSFLIQLPFLGYIFAAMLFLAAFAAICGYCIGCTVYFQYKQFKARRKLRM, from the coding sequence GTGAAAGAAATTCCCGAGCCCTATGTGAAAGCGAATCAGATCGGAATCGTTCTGTTTGTCATATTAACCGCGGTGTTTGATCAGCCTTATCTTTTGCTGGCACTGTTGGTGATACAGGTAGTTGGCCTTCTAACGGGCAAAAACCTGTTTGTGCTGCTGGCAAAGCCTTTTTTAAAAGTGGAGGGGGCGCCGACCCAGGCCCAGGAGCTTCAGCGCTTCAATAACACGCTGGCAGTGATTTTCCTGACGTTGTCCCTGCTGTCCTTTCTGATCCAGCTGCCTTTTCTGGGCTATATATTTGCCGCGATGCTGTTTCTTGCTGCTTTTGCTGCCATTTGCGGATACTGCATCGGCTGCACGGTTTATTTTCAATACAAGCAGTTCAAAGCCAGAAGAAAGCTGCGCATGTAA
- a CDS encoding TIGR00730 family Rossman fold protein: MKSVAVFCGSSIGASDVYAEGAKKLGNELAQRGITLVYGGSSVGVMGTVADAVLAGGGQVVGVMPGFLDKREISHKHLTELIIVDSMHERKAKMAELAEGFMTLPGGPGTMEEFFEVFTWAQLGLHRKPLGFLNINGYYDPLLEFFQHMAQEQFLHEKYLSMALVDTDAGRLLDQFNTYEPPAVKTFLRPGQT; the protein is encoded by the coding sequence GTGAAATCGGTAGCTGTATTTTGCGGCTCCAGTATTGGAGCATCCGATGTTTATGCGGAAGGTGCGAAGAAATTAGGCAATGAACTGGCACAGCGCGGGATTACATTGGTATACGGAGGATCAAGCGTAGGTGTGATGGGAACTGTCGCGGATGCCGTCTTGGCTGGGGGCGGACAAGTCGTCGGGGTTATGCCCGGTTTTCTGGACAAAAGGGAAATATCCCACAAGCACTTAACAGAACTGATCATCGTGGACTCCATGCATGAGCGGAAGGCCAAAATGGCTGAGCTGGCCGAAGGCTTCATGACCCTTCCCGGAGGACCGGGCACCATGGAGGAATTCTTCGAGGTATTCACCTGGGCCCAGCTTGGACTTCACCGCAAGCCGCTTGGATTTCTTAATATCAATGGTTATTATGATCCTCTGCTGGAATTCTTTCAGCATATGGCACAGGAGCAATTTTTGCATGAAAAATATCTCTCGATGGCCCTTGTAGATACGGATGCAGGCCGCCTGCTGGATCAATTCAATACATATGAGCCACCAGCCGTTAAAACCTTTCTCAGACCCGGCCAGACTTAA
- a CDS encoding transcriptional regulator translates to MELDTSTHSLPVYEALASSVRLSILQLLSTRQMNVRELAEALSLSSAIMTMHVKKLEKARLITTKMAPGKGGVQKICTLSAKKIEITLPTSPGLHRKSHQTEVSVGHYTDFDLLPSCGIATVEHTIGEYNEPRYFWYPERVQAKMLWFSRGYIEYKVPNFLLGSQNPEELEITFELSTMLPFHPGNEPAGVVFSFNSIELGKWSGQTYQGTSRGIHTPAWWSDPVSQSGLLKTLRMNRNGTYMDGKRISDVTLDTLPIRDKQWTFRIAVPEQNGSSPGITLFGRGFGNHQQDLLFNLYYNEQEA, encoded by the coding sequence ATGGAACTGGATACGTCAACCCATTCCCTTCCCGTCTATGAAGCTCTGGCAAGCAGCGTAAGGCTGAGTATCCTTCAGCTTCTTTCCACGCGGCAGATGAATGTGCGCGAGTTGGCGGAAGCCCTCAGCTTAAGCAGCGCCATCATGACCATGCATGTCAAAAAGCTGGAGAAAGCCCGGTTGATTACAACCAAAATGGCTCCCGGCAAAGGCGGCGTGCAAAAAATTTGCACCCTTTCCGCCAAAAAAATCGAGATTACCCTACCTACGTCCCCTGGGCTTCACCGCAAATCCCATCAAACCGAGGTATCTGTCGGTCATTATACGGATTTTGACCTGCTGCCCTCCTGCGGAATTGCGACTGTGGAGCATACGATCGGGGAATATAACGAACCCAGATACTTCTGGTATCCCGAGCGCGTTCAAGCCAAGATGCTTTGGTTCAGCCGCGGGTATATCGAGTACAAGGTTCCCAACTTTCTGCTCGGCAGCCAGAATCCTGAGGAGCTGGAAATCACTTTCGAGCTGTCTACCATGCTTCCTTTCCATCCTGGCAATGAGCCGGCCGGCGTCGTCTTTTCTTTCAATAGCATCGAGCTCGGGAAATGGTCCGGTCAAACATATCAGGGTACAAGCCGCGGCATCCATACCCCGGCTTGGTGGTCCGATCCGGTCAGCCAAAGCGGCCTGCTGAAAACGCTGCGGATGAACCGAAACGGCACCTACATGGATGGAAAAAGGATTTCTGACGTTACGCTCGACACTCTTCCCATCCGGGACAAGCAGTGGACCTTCCGGATTGCCGTACCTGAGCAGAACGGCAGCTCCCCCGGCATCACCTTGTTCGGGAGAGGTTTTGGTAATCACCAGCAGGACCTTCTGTTTAATCTGTATTACAACGAGCAGGAAGCCTAG
- a CDS encoding sigma-70 family RNA polymerase sigma factor — protein sequence MNDPELSAAACQGDEEAFYTLVSKLKRKLYGIAFSYLGSEADALEAVQETVCRAWIKCGKLKDPSAFNSWMIRILIRCCIDEQKRRKRVLPLIGDKDDRMAEMISDSRLDLHQAMLRLKPKYRHVLMLKYYQDMTLTDIAKVLDKPEGTVKTWLHQGLKQLRGKMDAGGEVYHG from the coding sequence ATGAATGACCCGGAACTTTCCGCCGCTGCATGTCAAGGAGATGAAGAAGCGTTTTATACTCTGGTTTCCAAACTGAAGAGAAAGCTCTACGGCATTGCCTTCAGCTATTTGGGCAGCGAGGCTGACGCGCTGGAAGCCGTTCAGGAAACCGTGTGCAGAGCCTGGATAAAATGCGGTAAGCTGAAAGATCCTTCGGCTTTTAACAGCTGGATGATCCGCATTCTCATCCGCTGCTGCATCGATGAACAAAAAAGGAGGAAGCGCGTGCTGCCTCTGATCGGCGATAAAGATGACCGTATGGCGGAAATGATCAGCGACAGCAGGCTGGACCTGCATCAGGCCATGCTGAGGCTTAAGCCCAAATACAGGCATGTGCTGATGCTGAAATACTATCAGGATATGACGCTCACCGATATTGCCAAGGTTCTGGATAAACCGGAGGGTACGGTTAAAACGTGGCTTCACCAAGGCTTAAAGCAGCTGCGCGGCAAAATGGACGCAGGAGGCGAAGTATACCATGGTTGA
- a CDS encoding putative RNA methyltransferase: MSKKEIALVRARLMAEYEHIFRCPVCSRPMKMKCENSLTCTANHNFDLSKEGYIHLLLKTRPTKYDKELFEARKLIHASGYFDPLLDGLADMISGSIAQPAAMRPLSIFDAGCGEGSHLASLQRKLSFLLHPDILAVGADLSKPGIAAASKGNSPIIWCVTDLAHSPFQDQTFQIIVNILSPSNYGEFQRLLSANGMLVKVIPGPEYLQEFRQILYGTSAPEPQEAPEETATLFAKHFPEMKQLRVRYELELNPLHLTAMLRMTPLSWHAPEEKTRQLLLTKHAFKLTFDFYILWGKHVMI, encoded by the coding sequence TTGTCCAAAAAAGAAATTGCACTCGTACGCGCCCGACTGATGGCTGAGTATGAGCATATTTTCCGCTGTCCTGTCTGTTCCCGCCCTATGAAAATGAAATGCGAAAACAGCCTGACATGCACAGCTAATCACAACTTCGACTTGTCCAAGGAGGGTTATATTCACCTTCTGCTGAAGACAAGACCTACAAAGTACGATAAAGAGCTGTTCGAAGCACGTAAGCTTATACATGCCAGCGGCTATTTTGATCCGTTACTAGATGGACTTGCCGATATGATCTCCGGAAGCATTGCGCAGCCGGCTGCCATGCGGCCGCTATCCATATTCGATGCCGGCTGCGGAGAAGGATCGCATTTGGCATCCCTTCAGAGAAAGCTGAGTTTTCTGTTACATCCGGATATTCTGGCTGTGGGTGCAGATCTCTCCAAACCGGGTATTGCAGCGGCTTCCAAGGGAAACTCACCGATCATCTGGTGCGTGACGGATCTGGCTCATAGCCCGTTTCAGGATCAGACCTTTCAGATCATCGTGAATATATTGTCCCCATCCAACTATGGAGAATTCCAGCGATTGCTTTCGGCAAACGGAATGCTTGTAAAGGTCATCCCCGGGCCCGAATATTTGCAGGAATTCAGGCAGATCTTGTACGGAACGTCTGCCCCTGAGCCGCAGGAGGCTCCGGAAGAAACGGCTACCCTGTTTGCCAAGCACTTTCCGGAAATGAAGCAGCTGCGCGTTCGCTACGAACTCGAGTTGAATCCGCTGCACCTGACAGCGATGCTGAGAATGACCCCCTTATCCTGGCATGCACCGGAGGAAAAGACAAGACAGCTGCTGCTGACCAAGCATGCCTTCAAGCTCACCTTTGATTTCTATATTTTGTGGGGTAAACATGTAATGATATAA